A genomic region of Pseudomonas frederiksbergensis contains the following coding sequences:
- a CDS encoding GGDEF domain-containing protein produces the protein MPRSSVVRLSHFLPSLLLLLAGLAAAYVKDLNVFFTSLFNVLPTLVLLLGGSYCAVYRRQRELFLMVTVYIAYFLLDTQTDYYRDYGKVRDDAAVVFHLCCLLLPLLYGLFAAWQERTHLFQDMVARFAVLLAFGSVALGLEQSYPQALLMWLSEIRWPALHGAWMSLIQLSYPVFFASFLLLAYQYWRNPRPLHAAQLVGLLGLFWMLPKTFILPFTLNIMCSQVMLMIAAAVSHEAYQMAFRDELTGLPGRRALNERMQRLGRNYVLAMGDVDHFKKFNDTHGHDVGDQVLRLVASKLSKIGGGGRAYRYGGEEFALVFAAKTLEECMPHLEVIRESIATYNIQLRNQDNRPQDDQQGRQRRAGSGASSVTVTVSIGVAERLEQRTPEEVLKSADQALYSAKGAGRNCVMAFGQNRRGAVRMDGAAG, from the coding sequence TTGCCGCGTTCTTCCGTTGTACGTCTCAGTCACTTTTTACCCTCATTACTGTTGTTGCTTGCGGGGCTTGCGGCTGCCTACGTCAAGGATCTCAACGTCTTTTTCACCTCCCTGTTCAACGTGCTGCCAACCCTGGTGCTGTTGCTCGGCGGCTCGTACTGCGCGGTTTACCGACGCCAACGTGAACTGTTTCTGATGGTCACGGTGTACATCGCCTACTTCCTGCTCGACACCCAAACCGATTACTACCGTGATTACGGCAAGGTGCGTGACGACGCGGCGGTGGTTTTCCATCTCTGCTGTTTGCTGCTGCCTTTGCTGTACGGGCTGTTTGCCGCCTGGCAGGAACGTACCCACCTGTTTCAGGACATGGTCGCGCGTTTCGCTGTATTGCTGGCATTCGGCAGTGTTGCACTGGGACTTGAGCAAAGTTACCCACAGGCGTTGTTGATGTGGCTGTCGGAAATACGCTGGCCGGCGTTGCATGGTGCCTGGATGAGTTTGATCCAGTTGTCTTATCCGGTGTTCTTCGCGTCCTTTCTGCTGTTGGCGTATCAATACTGGCGCAACCCACGGCCGCTCCATGCAGCGCAACTGGTGGGCCTGCTCGGGTTGTTCTGGATGTTGCCGAAGACCTTCATTCTGCCATTCACCCTGAACATCATGTGCAGCCAGGTGATGTTGATGATTGCGGCGGCAGTCTCCCACGAAGCCTATCAAATGGCTTTTCGTGATGAGCTGACCGGCCTGCCGGGGCGTCGCGCCCTGAACGAACGCATGCAGCGTCTGGGCCGCAACTATGTGTTGGCGATGGGCGACGTCGACCACTTCAAGAAATTCAACGACACCCACGGGCACGATGTCGGCGACCAGGTGTTGCGACTGGTGGCCAGCAAGCTGTCGAAGATCGGCGGCGGTGGCCGGGCGTATCGTTACGGGGGCGAGGAGTTCGCCTTGGTGTTCGCCGCTAAAACTCTCGAAGAGTGCATGCCGCACCTGGAAGTCATCCGTGAGTCGATTGCCACGTACAACATTCAGCTGCGCAATCAGGACAACCGTCCGCAAGACGATCAGCAAGGTCGGCAACGCCGCGCGGGCTCTGGCGCCTCAAGCGTTACGGTCACGGTGAGTATCGGTGTCGCCGAGCGACTGGAGCAGCGGACCCCGGAAGAAGTCCTGAAATCCGCAGATCAGGCGCTCTACAGCGCCAAGGGCGCGGGACGAAACTGCGTGATGGCATTCGGGCAAAACCGCCGTGGCGCGGTGCGTATGGATGGCGCTGCAGGTTGA
- a CDS encoding acyl-CoA dehydrogenase C-terminal domain-containing protein — MADYKAPLRDMRFVLNEVFEVAKLWAELPALADTVDAETVEAILEEAGKVTSKSIAPLSRAADEEGCHWSDGAVTTPAGFPQAYQTYAEGGWVGVGGDPAYGGMGMPKAVSAQVEEMVNSASLSFGLYPMLTAGACLSINAHASEELKAAYLPNMYAGVWAGSMCLTEPHAGTDLGIIRTKAEPRADGSYKVSGTKIFITGGEHDLTENIIHLVLAKLPDAPAGPKGISLFLVPKFMVNADGSLGARNPLSCGSIEHKMGIQASATCVMNFDEAVGYLVGEPNKGLAAMFTMMNYERLGVGIQGLATGERSYQNAVEYARDRLQSRSPTGAQNKDKVADPIIVHPDVRRMLLTMKASNEGGRAFSTYVAMQLDTAKFSEDPATRKRAEDLVALLTPVAKAFLTDLGLETTVHGQQVFGGHGYIREWGQEQLVRDVRITQIYEGTNGIQALDLVGRKIVGSGGVYYKLFADEIRHFTATASGDLAEFTKPLNDAVDTLDELTAWLLDRVKNNPNEIGAASVEYLQAFGYMSYAYMWALMAKAAFGKEAQDDFYASKLGTARFYFARLLPRIHSLSASVKAGSESLFLLDAAQF; from the coding sequence ATGGCTGACTACAAAGCGCCCCTGCGCGATATGCGCTTCGTCCTCAATGAAGTTTTCGAGGTCGCCAAACTGTGGGCTGAACTGCCCGCCCTGGCCGACACCGTCGATGCCGAGACCGTTGAGGCAATCCTTGAGGAAGCCGGCAAAGTCACCAGCAAAAGCATCGCGCCGCTGAGCCGTGCCGCCGACGAAGAAGGCTGCCACTGGAGCGACGGCGCCGTGACCACACCAGCAGGTTTCCCACAGGCTTATCAGACTTATGCTGAAGGCGGTTGGGTCGGCGTCGGTGGTGATCCGGCCTACGGCGGTATGGGCATGCCGAAAGCGGTTTCGGCTCAGGTCGAAGAAATGGTGAACTCCGCCAGCCTGTCGTTCGGTCTGTATCCGATGCTTACCGCAGGGGCTTGTCTGTCGATCAACGCTCACGCCAGCGAAGAACTGAAAGCCGCCTACCTGCCAAACATGTACGCCGGTGTCTGGGCAGGCTCCATGTGCCTGACCGAACCCCATGCGGGGACTGACTTGGGGATCATCCGCACCAAGGCCGAACCGCGAGCGGACGGTTCCTACAAGGTTAGCGGCACCAAGATCTTCATCACCGGCGGTGAGCACGACCTGACCGAAAACATCATTCACCTGGTACTGGCCAAACTGCCGGACGCACCGGCGGGCCCGAAAGGTATTTCACTGTTCCTGGTACCGAAGTTCATGGTCAACGCCGACGGTAGCCTTGGCGCGCGCAACCCTTTGAGCTGCGGTTCGATCGAACACAAAATGGGTATCCAGGCATCTGCTACCTGCGTGATGAACTTCGACGAAGCCGTGGGTTACCTCGTTGGTGAGCCAAATAAAGGCCTGGCAGCCATGTTCACCATGATGAACTACGAGCGTCTGGGTGTCGGTATCCAGGGTCTGGCCACTGGCGAGCGCTCTTACCAGAACGCGGTTGAGTATGCCCGCGATCGCCTGCAAAGCCGTTCGCCGACAGGCGCACAGAACAAAGACAAGGTCGCCGACCCGATCATCGTTCACCCGGACGTGCGGCGCATGCTGCTGACCATGAAAGCCTCGAACGAAGGCGGTCGTGCGTTCTCCACCTACGTGGCCATGCAGCTGGACACTGCCAAGTTCAGCGAAGACCCGGCTACCCGCAAACGCGCTGAAGACCTGGTGGCTTTGCTGACCCCGGTTGCCAAGGCGTTCCTCACCGATCTGGGCCTGGAAACCACTGTTCACGGTCAGCAGGTGTTTGGCGGCCACGGCTACATCCGCGAGTGGGGCCAGGAGCAACTGGTTCGTGACGTGCGGATCACCCAGATCTACGAAGGCACCAACGGCATTCAGGCGCTTGACCTGGTCGGGCGCAAAATCGTCGGCAGCGGCGGTGTGTACTACAAGCTGTTCGCCGACGAGATTCGTCATTTCACCGCCACCGCGAGCGGTGATCTGGCTGAGTTCACCAAGCCGTTGAACGACGCGGTCGACACGCTGGACGAGCTGACTGCCTGGCTGTTGGACCGTGTGAAAAATAACCCGAACGAAATCGGCGCGGCCTCGGTCGAGTATCTGCAAGCGTTCGGCTATATGTCCTACGCCTACATGTGGGCACTGATGGCCAAAGCGGCCTTCGGTAAAGAGGCGCAGGACGACTTCTACGCCAGCAAACTGGGCACTGCGCGTTTCTACTTCGCTCGCCTGCTACCGCGAATTCATTCGCTGAGCGCTTCGGTCAAGGCCGGTAGCGAGTCTTTGTTCCTGTTGGATGCGGCGCAGTTCTGA
- a CDS encoding LysR family transcriptional regulator — translation MDFKQLRYFVAVYEEGHVGRAAERLSISQPALSQQIRQLEQNLDVSLFERSSKRLLPTLAAHTLYNHALPLLDGLQRAREALGNFKGQALRTLAIGVLQTVHTSLVPKMLERVRTAQPHLVVQIYELTGLEIERRLLNGSLDIGISYLPPRQPGLHGVLLYEDELTLVIPADHPLREFKKVSMSQAAELPMLLLGEEFQVRQIWQGQLANLGRRPHVQAELNNMAGILDSLPHTRLATVLPGRSQQEHGNKALLWKPLSEPRVPLKVGLVCRDVQRQQATLELLRNLLEDVMNSPAGWMASPTVLDVQG, via the coding sequence ATGGATTTTAAGCAACTGCGTTATTTCGTCGCGGTGTATGAAGAAGGCCATGTCGGACGGGCTGCCGAACGCCTGTCGATCTCCCAGCCGGCGCTGTCGCAACAGATCCGCCAACTGGAACAAAACCTCGACGTGAGCCTGTTCGAGCGCAGCAGTAAACGCCTGCTACCCACCCTGGCCGCGCATACCTTGTACAACCACGCCCTGCCGTTGCTTGACGGTCTTCAGCGCGCGCGCGAGGCCTTGGGCAATTTCAAGGGCCAGGCGCTGCGCACCTTGGCCATCGGTGTGCTGCAAACCGTTCACACCAGCCTGGTACCCAAAATGCTGGAGCGTGTGCGCACGGCGCAACCGCACCTGGTGGTACAGATCTACGAGCTCACAGGGCTGGAAATCGAACGTCGACTGCTCAATGGCTCACTCGATATCGGCATCAGCTATCTGCCGCCGCGCCAACCCGGACTGCACGGCGTTTTGCTGTATGAAGATGAACTGACCCTGGTCATCCCTGCCGATCATCCGTTGCGTGAATTCAAGAAAGTCTCCATGAGTCAGGCAGCCGAATTGCCGATGCTGCTGCTGGGGGAAGAGTTTCAGGTCCGGCAGATTTGGCAGGGACAGTTGGCCAATCTCGGACGCCGTCCGCACGTGCAGGCGGAACTGAACAACATGGCGGGGATCCTCGACAGTTTGCCCCACACCAGACTGGCCACTGTCCTGCCCGGCCGCTCGCAGCAGGAACACGGAAACAAGGCACTCTTGTGGAAACCCTTGAGTGAGCCGCGGGTCCCCCTGAAAGTAGGATTGGTCTGTCGCGATGTGCAACGTCAGCAAGCAACGCTGGAGTTGCTGCGCAACTTGCTGGAAGACGTGATGAACAGCCCGGCCGGATGGATGGCGAGCCCGACGGTACTGGATGTTCAGGGCTGA
- a CDS encoding MOSC domain-containing protein: MNTVYVDGVYIGKAKNLGQGLLSDTDKQRIANRLWLWPQGLGSDEHGDPRFHTGPERALHHYPAEHYDYWRERYPQIGWSSPAFGENLSTRGLTEEQACLGDMFRWGSALLQVSQPRSPCYRLSHRWGVPTLPQLAQDTGRCGWFYRVLKPGFVSADQPFELIQRSYPGLTVAWALRCFYREPLEHAGLKKLVDCPALSSRWRDIALKRLRTGRVEDWSSRLLGLPLEGLRA, translated from the coding sequence ATGAATACCGTTTACGTTGATGGTGTTTACATAGGCAAGGCAAAAAACCTCGGGCAGGGTTTGCTCAGTGATACCGACAAACAGCGGATTGCCAATCGACTCTGGTTGTGGCCGCAAGGCTTGGGCAGCGATGAGCACGGCGATCCGCGTTTTCACACCGGCCCCGAACGCGCCCTGCATCATTACCCGGCCGAGCATTACGACTACTGGCGTGAACGTTATCCACAGATCGGCTGGAGCTCGCCGGCATTTGGTGAAAACCTTTCAACCCGTGGCCTGACCGAAGAGCAGGCGTGCCTCGGCGATATGTTTCGCTGGGGCAGTGCGTTGTTGCAGGTCAGCCAGCCGCGCTCGCCGTGTTATCGGTTGAGCCATCGCTGGGGCGTGCCGACCTTGCCGCAACTGGCCCAGGATACGGGACGCTGCGGCTGGTTCTACCGCGTTCTCAAACCCGGTTTTGTCAGTGCCGATCAGCCGTTCGAGCTGATCCAGCGTAGCTATCCAGGCCTGACCGTGGCTTGGGCCCTGCGCTGTTTTTATAGGGAGCCGCTTGAGCATGCCGGTTTGAAAAAACTCGTCGACTGCCCGGCGCTTTCTTCGCGCTGGCGTGATATTGCACTCAAACGCTTGCGCACCGGGCGCGTCGAGGATTGGTCGTCACGTCTGCTGGGTTTGCCGCTTGAGGGATTGCGCGCATGA
- a CDS encoding aspartate aminotransferase family protein, whose translation MNLFNLRRHQPSLNDLVVEHFQPSRRDNHSSECLMPSVERPQQIFVRGQGSWLWDSDDRAYLDFTQGGATNSLGHSPSVLVNAIAAQAQTLINPGSSLLNRDQLNLAERLCISTGSDQAYLLNSGSEACEAAIKLARKWGQLHRGGASRIITASGSCHGHGFAAMSASDCQNNRFEPQLPGFSHVPFNDLPALHAAVDAQTVAIMLEPIQSAAGVVPATEHYLKGVERLCRELGILLIFDEVQTGIGRCGSLLAEQFYGVRADIVVLGKGLGGGVPVAALLARGKACCFELGELDGTHHGNALMASAALAVLDSVLDHGFLEHVRESAQHLHDGLSRLANRYGHGELRGQGLLWGLALSDDSADAVVKAALYEGLLLSAPKPDCLRFTPALTVSKANIDEMLLRLARAFSRVRTAQLQCRRGIAV comes from the coding sequence ATGAATCTGTTCAACCTGCGTCGCCATCAGCCGAGCCTGAATGATCTGGTGGTGGAGCACTTTCAGCCTTCAAGGCGTGACAACCATTCCAGCGAGTGCCTGATGCCCAGTGTCGAGCGACCCCAGCAAATTTTTGTTCGCGGCCAGGGTTCCTGGCTCTGGGACAGTGACGACCGTGCGTATCTGGATTTTACCCAAGGCGGCGCGACCAACAGCCTCGGCCACAGCCCGTCGGTGCTGGTCAACGCCATCGCCGCTCAGGCGCAAACGCTGATCAATCCGGGTTCGAGTCTGCTGAACCGTGACCAACTCAATCTGGCCGAGCGGCTGTGCATCAGTACCGGCAGCGACCAGGCTTACTTGCTCAACAGTGGCAGTGAAGCTTGCGAAGCGGCGATCAAGCTGGCGCGTAAATGGGGGCAACTGCATCGCGGTGGCGCTTCGCGGATCATTACGGCCAGCGGTAGCTGCCATGGTCACGGCTTTGCGGCCATGTCCGCGTCGGACTGTCAGAACAATCGCTTTGAGCCGCAGCTTCCGGGTTTCAGCCACGTTCCGTTCAATGATTTGCCAGCGTTACATGCGGCGGTGGATGCACAGACCGTCGCCATCATGCTCGAGCCGATCCAAAGCGCCGCCGGGGTGGTTCCGGCGACCGAGCATTACCTCAAAGGTGTCGAGCGCCTGTGTCGTGAGTTGGGGATTTTGCTGATCTTCGACGAAGTGCAAACCGGGATTGGCCGTTGCGGCAGTCTGCTCGCCGAACAGTTTTACGGCGTGCGTGCCGACATTGTTGTCCTGGGCAAAGGGCTGGGCGGCGGGGTGCCAGTGGCGGCGTTGCTGGCTCGCGGCAAAGCCTGCTGCTTTGAGTTGGGCGAACTGGATGGCACTCATCATGGCAACGCATTGATGGCCTCGGCGGCGCTGGCGGTTCTGGACAGCGTGCTGGATCACGGTTTCCTCGAGCATGTTCGGGAAAGCGCTCAACACCTGCACGACGGCTTGAGCCGATTGGCCAACCGTTACGGGCACGGTGAACTGCGTGGCCAAGGGCTGCTCTGGGGCCTGGCCCTGAGTGACGATTCGGCTGACGCAGTGGTGAAAGCGGCGCTGTACGAAGGTTTGCTGTTGAGCGCCCCGAAACCCGATTGCCTACGGTTCACGCCCGCGCTGACGGTCAGCAAGGCCAATATCGACGAAATGCTGCTGCGCCTGGCCCGAGCTTTCTCCCGGGTGCGCACGGCCCAACTTCAATGCCGCAGAGGCATCGCGGTCTGA
- a CDS encoding alpha/beta hydrolase family protein — protein MNETHASSLNAEPLSAIKAVAAGVDFTDLRVGAHGVFWNEYRPEDPACRIWHWHDNTAHCLTPPGFSARSRVYEYGGGSFCLSDDGVVFVNETDQQLYRQSLAGEIPQALTVGECRYGDLQFADGQVLAVEEQGHQHRLVAIDPADGKRQLLAEGADFYSAPTLSPDAGRLAWIEWSRPHQPWTATRLMVAERDTNGTFGEPHCVAGDASEESLQQPRFDEAGRLYCLTDRAGFWQPWVETGSGLQPVPSSDADHAPAPWQLGGCTWLPLGEKNYWASWTVEGFGRLGMCSGDSSEDFTGDYSRFRNLALDQEFVYCIAASPVSPSAVIAIKRKSHQVQVLAGGVALLPAEHISQPQTLRYPSGAGEAHGFFYPAMTDVAKPPLLVFIHGGPTSACYPILDPRIQYWAQRGFAVADLNYRGSSGYGRAYRQALYLSWGKVDVEDACAVVAYLAGQGLIDGSHAFIRGGSAGGYTTLCALAFRDVFSAGASLYGVSDPAALGRTTHKFEGDYLDWLIGNPQQDAERYAARTPMLHASEIHVPVIFFQGELDAVVVPQQTRDMLKALQDSGIPAQAHYYPDERHGFRKASNQAHALEQEWLFYRGVMDQKNV, from the coding sequence ATGAACGAAACTCACGCCTCATCGTTAAATGCTGAACCCTTGAGCGCCATCAAAGCGGTAGCGGCCGGTGTCGATTTCACTGACTTGCGCGTCGGCGCTCATGGCGTGTTCTGGAATGAGTACCGCCCCGAAGATCCCGCCTGCCGAATCTGGCACTGGCACGACAACACCGCCCATTGCCTGACTCCGCCGGGGTTCAGTGCGCGCAGTCGGGTCTATGAATACGGTGGCGGGTCTTTTTGCCTGAGCGATGACGGCGTGGTCTTCGTCAACGAGACGGACCAACAGTTGTATCGGCAATCGTTGGCAGGTGAAATACCGCAGGCGCTGACCGTTGGTGAATGCCGTTACGGCGATCTGCAATTTGCCGATGGGCAGGTGCTCGCCGTCGAAGAGCAAGGCCATCAGCATCGCCTGGTTGCCATCGATCCGGCAGACGGCAAACGTCAGCTGTTGGCCGAAGGTGCAGACTTTTACTCGGCGCCAACCTTGAGTCCAGATGCCGGGCGATTGGCCTGGATCGAATGGAGCCGGCCGCATCAACCCTGGACCGCGACACGCTTGATGGTCGCCGAACGCGACACCAACGGCACTTTCGGCGAGCCGCATTGTGTGGCCGGTGACGCCTCTGAGGAATCCTTGCAACAGCCTCGCTTCGATGAAGCCGGCCGTTTGTATTGCCTGACCGATCGCGCCGGCTTCTGGCAGCCGTGGGTCGAAACCGGATCAGGTTTACAGCCGGTGCCCAGCAGCGACGCCGATCATGCGCCAGCGCCGTGGCAGCTTGGCGGTTGCACCTGGTTGCCGCTTGGCGAAAAAAATTACTGGGCGAGCTGGACCGTGGAAGGTTTCGGACGCTTGGGGATGTGCTCTGGCGATTCCAGCGAGGATTTCACCGGCGACTACAGTCGCTTCCGCAATCTGGCGCTGGATCAAGAATTTGTTTACTGCATCGCGGCTTCGCCGGTCAGCCCTTCTGCGGTGATTGCCATCAAGCGCAAAAGCCATCAAGTCCAGGTGTTGGCTGGCGGGGTGGCACTGCTGCCCGCCGAACACATCAGCCAGCCGCAGACACTGCGCTACCCAAGCGGTGCCGGCGAAGCCCATGGTTTCTTTTATCCGGCCATGACCGATGTCGCCAAACCACCGTTGTTGGTGTTTATTCATGGCGGGCCAACATCGGCGTGCTACCCGATACTCGATCCGCGTATCCAGTACTGGGCGCAACGCGGCTTCGCGGTCGCCGACCTTAACTATCGCGGCAGCAGCGGTTACGGGCGCGCCTATCGGCAGGCGCTATACCTGAGCTGGGGAAAAGTGGATGTTGAAGACGCCTGCGCCGTGGTCGCCTACCTCGCGGGGCAAGGTTTGATCGACGGTAGTCACGCGTTCATTCGCGGTGGCAGTGCCGGCGGTTACACCACACTCTGCGCGCTGGCATTTCGGGACGTCTTCAGCGCGGGCGCCAGTTTGTACGGCGTCAGCGACCCGGCTGCCCTGGGCCGCACCACCCATAAATTCGAAGGTGACTATCTGGACTGGCTGATCGGCAATCCGCAGCAGGATGCCGAACGCTACGCCGCCCGCACGCCGATGCTGCACGCGAGCGAAATCCATGTGCCGGTGATTTTCTTTCAGGGCGAACTCGACGCTGTGGTGGTGCCGCAACAAACCCGCGACATGCTCAAGGCTCTGCAAGACAGCGGCATCCCTGCACAGGCCCATTACTACCCGGACGAACGCCACGGCTTTCGCAAGGCCAGCAATCAGGCCCATGCGCTGGAGCAGGAATGGTTGTTTTATCGCGGGGTGATGGATCAGAAGAACGTGTGA
- the pqqE gene encoding pyrroloquinoline quinone biosynthesis protein PqqE, with protein MQSTGSSLPESAAQPLPHKPEIGLPLWLLAELTYRCPLQCPYCSNPLDFAEQGKELSTEQWLKVFREAREMGAAQLGFSGGEPLVRQDLAELIAEARKLGFYTNLITSGIGLTEQKISDFKKAGLDHIQISFQASDEQVNNLLAGSKKAFAQKLEMARAVKAHGYPMVLNFVTHRHNIDKIDRIIELCIALEADFVELATCQFYGWAQLNRVGLLPTKEQLVRAERVTNDYRARLEAEGHPCKLIFVTPDYYEERPKACMNGWGSIFLTVTPDGTALPCHGARQMPVQFPNVRDHSMQHIWYDSFGFNRFRGYDWMPEPCRSCDEKEKDFGGCRCQAFMLTGDASNADPVCSKSEHHGVILKAREEAEHATQTIEQLAFRNERNSRLIVKC; from the coding sequence GTGCAGAGCACTGGATCGAGCTTGCCTGAATCAGCGGCCCAGCCATTGCCGCACAAACCCGAGATCGGCCTGCCGCTGTGGCTGCTCGCCGAGCTGACTTACCGCTGCCCGCTGCAATGCCCCTATTGCTCGAATCCGCTGGACTTTGCCGAACAAGGCAAAGAGCTCAGCACCGAGCAGTGGCTCAAGGTGTTTCGCGAGGCACGGGAAATGGGCGCGGCGCAGCTGGGCTTCTCTGGTGGCGAGCCGCTGGTGCGTCAGGACCTCGCCGAGCTGATCGCCGAGGCCCGAAAACTGGGCTTCTACACCAATCTGATCACTTCAGGGATTGGCCTCACCGAGCAGAAAATCAGCGACTTCAAGAAAGCCGGACTCGATCACATCCAGATCAGCTTCCAGGCCAGCGACGAGCAGGTGAACAACCTCCTGGCCGGTTCGAAAAAAGCCTTCGCCCAGAAGCTCGAAATGGCCCGTGCGGTGAAAGCCCACGGCTACCCGATGGTGCTGAACTTCGTCACCCATCGGCACAATATCGACAAGATCGACCGCATCATTGAGCTGTGTATCGCCCTGGAAGCCGACTTCGTCGAGCTCGCCACCTGCCAGTTCTACGGCTGGGCTCAGCTCAACCGCGTCGGTTTGCTGCCAACCAAGGAACAATTGGTGCGCGCGGAGCGCGTCACCAACGATTACCGCGCCAGGCTCGAAGCCGAAGGTCATCCGTGCAAGCTGATCTTCGTCACCCCGGACTACTACGAAGAACGCCCCAAAGCCTGCATGAACGGCTGGGGCAGCATCTTCCTGACCGTGACCCCGGACGGCACCGCCCTGCCGTGCCACGGCGCACGACAGATGCCGGTGCAATTCCCGAACGTGCGCGATCACAGCATGCAGCACATCTGGTATGACTCATTCGGCTTCAACCGCTTTCGCGGTTACGACTGGATGCCCGAGCCGTGCCGCTCCTGCGACGAGAAAGAAAAGGACTTTGGCGGCTGCCGTTGCCAGGCGTTCATGCTCACGGGTGACGCGAGCAACGCCGACCCGGTGTGCAGCAAGTCGGAACATCACGGCGTGATCCTCAAGGCCCGCGAAGAAGCCGAGCACGCTACCCAGACCATCGAACAGTTGGCCTTTCGCAATGAACGAAACTCACGCCTCATCGTTAAATGCTGA
- the pqqD gene encoding pyrroloquinoline quinone biosynthesis peptide chaperone PqqD, whose product MSFDRSKTPSWRPGYRFQYEPAQKGHVLLYPEGMIKLNESAALIGGLIDGERDVAAIIAELDSQFPGVPELGDDIEQFMEVARAEHWIELA is encoded by the coding sequence ATGAGTTTCGACCGCAGCAAGACTCCGAGCTGGCGTCCCGGCTACCGCTTTCAGTACGAGCCGGCGCAAAAAGGCCATGTGCTGCTGTACCCGGAAGGCATGATCAAACTCAACGAAAGCGCCGCGCTGATCGGCGGCCTGATCGACGGTGAACGTGACGTCGCGGCGATCATTGCCGAACTGGATAGCCAGTTTCCCGGCGTGCCCGAGCTTGGTGACGACATCGAGCAATTCATGGAGGTCGCCCGTGCAGAGCACTGGATCGAGCTTGCCTGA
- the pqqC gene encoding pyrroloquinoline-quinone synthase PqqC, which yields MTDTPLPPAGFEHALRAKGAYYHIHHPYHVAMYEGRATREQIQGWVANRFYYQVNIPLKDAAILANCPDREVRREWIQRLLDHDGAPGEDGGIEAWLRLGQAVGLDPDQLRSQELVLPGVRFAVDAYVNFARRASWQEAASSSLTELFAPQIHQSRLDSWPQHYPWIDPAGYEYFRTRLGQARRDVEHGLAITLQHYTTYEGQQRMLEILQFKLDILWSMLDAMSMAYELNRPPYHSVTEQRVWHKGIAL from the coding sequence ATGACTGACACACCACTGCCCCCCGCCGGGTTCGAACACGCTCTTCGGGCGAAGGGTGCCTACTACCACATCCATCACCCGTATCACGTGGCGATGTACGAAGGCCGGGCGACCCGCGAGCAGATCCAGGGCTGGGTCGCCAACCGTTTCTACTATCAGGTGAACATCCCGCTCAAGGACGCTGCGATTCTGGCCAACTGCCCGGACCGTGAAGTCCGTCGCGAGTGGATTCAGCGTCTGCTCGACCACGACGGTGCGCCCGGTGAAGACGGCGGCATCGAAGCCTGGTTGCGTCTTGGCCAAGCCGTGGGCCTGGACCCGGATCAACTGCGTTCCCAGGAACTGGTGTTGCCCGGCGTACGTTTCGCGGTGGATGCCTACGTCAACTTCGCCCGCCGGGCCAGTTGGCAGGAAGCTGCCAGCAGCTCGCTGACCGAACTGTTCGCGCCGCAGATCCACCAGTCACGTCTGGACAGCTGGCCGCAGCATTACCCGTGGATCGATCCGGCCGGTTATGAGTATTTCCGCACCCGGTTGGGCCAGGCCCGGCGCGATGTCGAGCACGGCCTGGCGATCACCTTGCAGCACTACACCACCTATGAAGGCCAGCAGCGCATGCTGGAAATTCTCCAGTTCAAACTGGACATCCTTTGGAGCATGCTCGACGCCATGAGCATGGCTTATGAACTGAACCGCCCGCCTTATCACAGCGTGACTGAGCAACGGGTCTGGCATAAAGGGATCGCTCTATGA